The Helianthus annuus cultivar XRQ/B chromosome 11, HanXRQr2.0-SUNRISE, whole genome shotgun sequence region GTTTTacatgtgattatgttattggtgAGGATAGAAGATTGAAAGGACTTTTCTGGGCTGATGAGCAATCAAAAACAAATTATACAGTATTTGGTGACATAGTAGGTTTTGATGCTACTTACAAATCAAACAAGTAAGTTTTTTACTTTTATTGCGTTATATATTCTATTACGTTATATATTcctgttttctttttttttttctaatgcaTTATTTGTTTGTTTTATGTAGATATGATTTGGTTTTTGTACCATTTACTGGGATTGATAATCATTTTTGGAATGTCACGTTTGGTGGTGCATTACTTGGTTCTGAGACTGCAGATTCTTATCGATGGCTTTTAAGGTGCTTTGTTAATGCTTTTGGAAATGATCCTAAAGTTGTTGTTACTGATCACGATGCTGCAATGAAGAGAGCTATTAAAGATGTTCTTTCAAGAAGTAGACATAGGTTATGTATGTGGCATATATGGGAGAAATTGAAGACAAAGGTATTAAACTGCAATTTATTATCTAAACTGCAATTTTTATATAGGTTTATTGTTGCGTTTTATGTATTATACAATAAGATCCCCAAACAATTTTATCAATAGAATTGCGCTTTAATATAACAATACAATTGCGTTTTACCAATAATGTATTAGTTTTTATCATTTTCATGATATTGCGTTTTATTAGAAGAATAAATGAAAACATGTTATGATCTTATAAATTGCAATtttttatatagtttaaattaTTGCATTTTATGTTTAATTATTTTATTGCTTTTTATACAGGTTGGTCCTGTTTTGTCATCCAACATTGAGTTTAATACAAGAATGACTCGTGTTGTTTGGAATGATACTATTATTCCAGAAGATTTTGAAACTGAGTGGCATTCAATAATGTCTACTTTTGGATTGGAAAATCATGAATGGTTAAAAGATATGTACGATCTTCGATTTGATTGGATACCCTCTTATTACCATGTAGAGAATTTGGCTGGTCTTATGCGTATTACGTCTAGATGTGAAAGCGAGAATTACTTCTTTGGTCAGTTTTGTAATCCAAGATGTAAACTTGTTGAATTTTTCACTCATTTTGAGAGTGCAATGGATTTTCAAAGGCATGAGCATAGGAGGAATGATCATGATACAAGGTATATTCAGTCTAAGATCTGGAGTGACTTTGTATTGGAGAAACAAGCATCAGAAATATATACCAAAACAATTTTTAAAGATATTCAGATTAAAATTGATGCTGCCATTACAAAGTGTATATCAAAGACTCATGATACTGTGGGTGATGTTCAATATTATGAAATAAAGGATTTCAAACAGCCATGCACATCTTTATTCAAGGtaattttttaaattaatattgttttaaacatctattgcATTTTATGTTTTTCATCATTAGTTGTGTTTTATCATTATGTTTATTGCGTTTTAATATTATATGATCATGtgcttaatttttttattatatttcttAGTATTTATTGCGTTTATATTACATCTCACTAATTTTATATagtattttaatttttattacaGGTTCAATACAACAAACAAGAAGATGGTTTAAGTATAAGCTGTACTTGCAAACGGTTTGAATAATTTGGTATATTGTGCCGCCATATATTTTATGTTCTACGGTATGATGATATAACTGAGTTTCCTAGAAGATATGTTCTTAGAAGATGGATGAGAGATGTTGTTTCGAATGGCTCAATTCATTGTAATATTCGGTTTGATGAAACTGGTAGGAGTAGTGACATTAATAAAGTTTTTAGAGAAATCGTTGTAGCAAATGAATATGTGGTTAATAGGTTGGTTGGGGATTTAGATGAGCTGTGTCGTTATAGAGATCATATTAAAGGTTATATTGATAAAGCTGATGAGGTCATGGTCGCTGCGCCGCCTCCTAGTTGCAAAGATAGGTTTGCTGATATGGGAGGGAACTTAGAAAAGTCTGATTCTATGATTCGTGTCCCGATCAAAATAAGGACAAACGATGCGGTGTACAAAAAAGGATTAAGTCTAATCGTGAGATTGCAATTCAGAAATCATCAAAGATCCAGAAATTGTGTCGTGTATGTGGTGGAAAAGGACATAACAGTCGTACATGTAAAGAGAAGGTTTCTTCTAATGCTATAGGGTCTAGCAATACAATGTAAGTTCGTATAAAAATTCTGAtattaataaaaaagaaaaaaaaacctttgTTATTGCGTTTTATGATGTATAGGTTTCAGCTATTTTTGTTATTGCATTTTGTGATATCCTACATAAATATCAGCTATTTTTTGTTAATTGCGTTTTATGATAACAACAATGAATTGTTATTGCGTTTTATACATATAACGATATACAGCAAGTAGAATTTTTTGTTTATTGCGTTTTATGATAACAACAATATACAGCAAGTAGAATTTTTTGTTTATTACGTTTTATGATAACAACAATGAATTGATATTACTTTTTGAACACAGAACAAATTAAACATGAACAGCAAGCGGGTATCTTAAATATTGCATTATGTAGATGATAAAAGTTAAAAACAAAGATGATGGATAAAACACTATCATCACCTGTTTACAATCATAACAAACTTACTTCCATCATTTTTGTTCTAGTACCCTAAAAACATCAAATAAAAATTACTAGCATAACAAACCACAACCACTGGAAAGCACCATCAGCATCATAGATCAAAGTTGGTTTCTTCTTCAGATGAGTACCCTAAGCTTCCATTTGGGATTTCCTCATCACTTTCAGATTGAGTCCAAAGTTCAACCTGTGATTTTATTGCCTTCTGGAGCCTCTCTGCAAATTTGCTTGCAGAGTTGTTAATGATTGGAATTTCAGACAACTACTTCAAAAAGCTTATATCCTCACTGGAAGATATGTCTTTTGGGTCGTATAGCTCCACATCGCCATTATCCCAAGTCACTAAAATTTTGAAAGTGTCTTCAATGAACTCCCAAGATGTAACTTGTGTGTCTTCAATTGCCATTTCATTCGGTTTTCCATACCTTTTGTGCAGAATTTTGAATAGTTCGGCTGTCTGATATGTGTAACATGCTGGTGGTATTCCTAGTTCATTGATCTTTCTCAAAACATTCTCATTGCAGTTTTCTAGAACAGAAGCAATGGAATGGTATCTTATTTTGTGACCATCAAGAAACTGAAGAACGAAATGTTCTCTTTGAACCCACCAAACTGATAATTCTTGATTAGccatttgtgtgtgtttgtggttGGGTATTGGTGTATGAGGAATGTGAATATAGTTTAGGATTTTTGTTCTTATATAATGGATTGGTCGAGGGATTGGTATTAAGTGTGGTAATAATGATTATATTTCTGTTTTTTCTTTGAATTGATTGTTCAATCATACAGTTTTTTATCAGGAATCCAAAAAGCTTTTTAAGTTTTATATGATAATaatgattattattttttgtcTTATCAATTTCTTTTGTCTTTAAGGTGTCAGTTTTTTTTGTCTTATCATTTcgtctattattattatttttattgtacaacattgcgttttagaaagagtATAAAATAGTAGTTTTATGATTGTCATTAATTCTATATTTTTTTTGCGTTATAGAAACagtaaaaaaaatgatttatTGCGTTTTATATAGATATATTGCGTTATATGTTTGGACATGAATAATTAGGAAACAGATTGTATTGCGTTTTATAATAAATAACCTAAGTCAAACAATAATGAAATAGACAATGTTGAGTTTTAGCATACTGTTATTTCAATTTCTATGTACTTTtttaaatataatgttatataataaatatttcataaaaaaataacatatttataaaaaaataagtttGCGTTATATGATAGCATATGAAAAATAAGAAATAGTTTGTATTGCGTTTTATAATATTACAAAAAGACAAACAAGTGTATAAAATAAAATGTTGCATTTTAGCATAATAGCATTTCAATATCTATGTACCCTTTTTTtaaaacatattatttaaaaaaaattattgatAAATtgtacaaatttttataaaatatcaaTCCTATCTTGAATCATTGTGTTATATGATAAGACATGAAAAATAAACAAAGACATTGTATTGCGTTTTATAATAACAAACAATAAGTAGCATCTGTAACTCTAAGTAATTGTTTTAAACAAGATATACCAACAAAATATAGCGTTATATGATAAATTAGAATAAAAGACAAAATTTTGCGTTTTATAATGACTAGCATTTCTAAATCTAAGTAATTGTTTTAAACAAGATAGATTCATAAACCAGCAAGAGTAAGCCTATCTTGAATCCTTTCTAAACTAGTGTCATAAGAAAGTTTTTTTAAGTTTTGCATTGAGGTTGCGAAACTTCCTTGAATCCTCAATAGCATAATCTTTGCGTTCGTTGAGATCGTGCAATAATATCTTTGCGATAAACTTTCGTCTTAAATCTTCAAGTTGTGCTGTCTGCTTGTTCACTTGTTTTTTGTTTTTACCCTTCTTGATAATTGCAGGTTGTTCATATTTCTCATGAAACCCACAATTCCATTTTTCGACTTCTTCACCGTTATAACATTCCATATGACGCATACAGAATATACCACAGTCAATGTCGTTACCTTTTTTTCCTTCATTTCATCTCCATTCTAACAGGTTCTTTGTGCTTTATATCATCTGCATTTGGATGACCAACAGATTTAAGGTAACCTGCCAAAGCATTCCtctacagaaaaaaaaaacaaaaagattagGTGGTTTATATTGTGTTTTAAAAGCATAAGTCGGAAAACTTACTGTTTTTTCAGGCACATCACCATATTTTTGTTTATTTGTAACATCTTTTGCACTGTTGTcaatgatgaatatttgtttcTCTTCAAGATTGAATGAGATCACAAAGAAATGCTCCACATGGAGAATAGGGACAAGGATAATTTTAAAATCGTTTATGCTTTTTAACTTTACACCTTGAAGAATTTTTTCTATGTTCTGTGAACTCTTCTATCattttttcttcctcatcattcAATGTGAAAGCCTGCATAACAATAAACAAATTAAAATATTAATTGCGTTTTATGAAGGTAATAAaacatacaattgtgttttataAAACTTCATTCAAACAAAGTACACATTGCGTTTTATGAAAGAAATAAAACTGATAATTGCGTTTTAtatatgtaacatttgtgcttgtaatcattatgaacagttctattatcaataaaacaatgttatttgatcccaatgtttgtttggttgtgtttttcatttttcatgttttgacttttgttcaaattcaaactctacatcgctttctggagaattacacgcaaactggtgcgtaaacgtactcagtttaatgcgacaaatactccggaacatcaacatataatcaacataccttaaataacctttacataacttagaaataagttttgaaggctttggtatggcaaaaacaagttaattcgcttacagggactaaatttgacaaactgcgaaagtatgccaattcgaactgtaacgaacattccggaacatgtccataagttaaacataccataaatatcctttacatagattagaaataggctttgaggggtttggtatgctaaaacaaacttttggatcattcaggggctaaaagtgtcaaaaagtgcacaagtttgcactttcgcgcataacttacgttctgaatacatccggacatccaaaaatttatgtaagcatccttatattatgccttagtgtttggcataagaaaaatccattcatcgagtcatttggatcgtttttcgcgcttatgcgcattctgtcgtaattaaccgaacatcgcgatcgtacggccaaacgaaccaacatccgacacatttttgagcatgtttcatgtccacaatgtttaggcatcattttagggccttgaagttagctttacgggccttagaagtgttggaaatggcttaaacatgcaacagggaccaaaactgccatttctgaaactttgtgcagatcagacatagccaggcggcccgcctgagttttgtctgatcctgatgcgggccgcatggccccttcagtagcagaaactttgttttcttgctaagattggcctttcaaacactccaaagggcaatgccctttcacaatctcaggagctaggggtcattttgagccaccacaacatcttgacaagtgtgcgcataagatcgtggcacgatattcaagaaacgatcctaacggccttacttttcctataaatacccccctttggttaaaacccacaaaaatctgatcaaaagctctaagttggaacctttgtttcatacctgagccattttgatctagattagcattcggggacccttcgtaagtgttctttcgttcttttattcgcttttcgagtccaaaagtcaaagttttgtttgactttctgtgtgaccagcctatggtcaacacgaagttcattggaacttcataacgtgagcgtgatcacgatggttatagtctgtagtgactatacctactgattaccacgttatctaggctcagtgacgagtcgtagtttcgtccaaaatgcacattcttgcgtattttgtaaccaaactactcgtgagcatcaaagccgtttgttttgatgccaaacctgttttctaaacttagttaagcatgttctaacatgcttagctcgtcacttttagtatagtgcttatatagggtcgtaaggtaagcgatctaaaccatcgcttatactttcaaactcgacccatttggtcgatcattaggatcctaccaaacacattaggtgaccatagctataaccttctgaggttataccttatggccacgatgttaggcattccaaacgcgttctacgcgaacgacgcgttaaggtagcataagctacctaaacgggtcgtaatgggtcgtaagcacttaggttaggtttcattttagtatgtaggctttgttaaaccatatttcacgagtctccattctcgtttggtttacgaacccgcatactatccgatcctcccgattttggtccggtatattaatatagctacctattaggtgccgtttgatatcccgtgatctctagcattgtgtgattattacacaagaaattcaaagcaatctcaggtgagtacattgaacccctcttttactgttttccaaattgtttttggggtgaaacacatgtgcctacttgttactttcatgctttccatgttttcacatcgtatacctgctatgttcgttagtacattatagtacatgatttcattacctttcatgctatgtatgcccattgtgtgcgtacttagtacattgctttacattacatttcatgctatgtatgcccattgtgtgcgtacttagtacattgctttacattacatctcatgctatgtatgcccattgtgtgcgtacttagtacattgctttacattacatctcatcctatgtatgcccattgtgtgcgtacttagtacattgctttacattacatctcatgctatgtatggccattgtgtgcgtacttagtacattgctttacattacatctcatgctacgtatgcccattgtgtgcgtacttagtacattgctttacattacatttcatgctatgtatgcccattgtgtgcgtacttagtacattgtttcacattgcatttcatgctatttatgcccattgtgtgcatacttagtacaattgtttacatcacttgccttcattttggtataacatttggtttgtttaacatggaacaatacattcattaacattgatcacgccattcgttagtaggtagtggtaccataggaattgacaactcccgttcctgaaatcctgggtttgtttggattggaaggaatgaccgaattcgatatacataacttagataaacctttaatttgtttaagggtttatcgccacagtctcaaggcttgaatgtatgcatatttcacaataccgcataaatgtttatatcagtagagcatgcattgttccacaaaacataacgttgatttaaaccatgttttacttcaacaccttgttttgtgcattttacatatggtttagttgatacatctcacttaccatacaagatatatgttgggtacacattacatgatctacattaaacataaacattttgacattgatatacatacttggtggtttacattgaacatagacatttcgatatggtttacacaataacacttgactgttgatttatacatgaacaatttacatggtggttggtttgggtaaatggttggagtaacgtggcgtatgtaatatgatacaaacatggtggatacgccgctggtacttcctatatataaatgcttgtataatattacatatcgtagcgttatctaagtcatttcagtttagacacattacattttacacaaataacatact contains the following coding sequences:
- the LOC110888317 gene encoding protein FAR1-RELATED SEQUENCE 5-like; the encoded protein is MHYLFVLCRYDLVFVPFTGIDNHFWNVTFGGALLGSETADSYRWLLRCFVNAFGNDPKVVVTDHDAAMKRAIKDVLSRSRHRLCMWHIWEKLKTKVGPVLSSNIEFNTRMTRVVWNDTIIPEDFETEWHSIMSTFGLENHEWLKDMYDLRFDWIPSYYHVENLAGLMRITSRCESENYFFGQFCNPRCKLVEFFTHFESAMDFQRHEHRRNDHDTRYIQSKIWSDFVLEKQASEIYTKTIFKDIQIKIDAAITKCISKTHDTVGDVQYYEIKDFKQPCTSLFKVQYNKQEDGLSISCTCKRRYVLRRWMRDVVSNGSIHCNIRFDETGRSSDINKVFREIVVANEYVVNRLVGDLDELCRYRDHIKGYIDKADEVMVAAPPPSCKDRFADMGGNLEKSDSMIRVPIKIRTNDAVYKKGLSLIVRLQFRNHQRSRNCVVYVVEKDITVVHVKRRFLLML